From the Anabas testudineus chromosome 23, fAnaTes1.2, whole genome shotgun sequence genome, one window contains:
- the sapcd1 gene encoding suppressor APC domain-containing protein 1, with translation MACRSSCSGSYTVVIIPLRTNLYSLDALRFYLRIKRLKDLEKEKDALWSGLEILEKARMWYVQQLQENRAQQNNMKIKSGFGSCQESVVEARSCLLRSRIQRVNGSLGCVMSEPNVMSSSNPSLPETVADNDLRWQNTVLAQEVSDKNRQISMLELEKDALLEQFDELQAY, from the exons ATGGCCTGTCGTTCTTCCTGCTCTGGCTCCTACACTGTGGTTATCATCCCACTGAGGACCAACCTCTACAGCCTGGACGCACTTCGTTTCTACCTACGG ATTAAGCGACTGAAGGATCtagagaaggagaaagatgCTCTATGGTCGGGCCTGGAGATTCTAGAGAAGGCTCGTATGTGGTacgtgcagcagctgcaggagaacagggcccagcagaacaacatgaagatCAAAAGTGGGTTTGGCTCCTGCCAGGAAAGTGTGGTAGAG GCTCGGTCCTGCCTCCTCAGGTCTCGTATCCAGCGTGTAAACGGGTCACTGGGCTGTGTGATGAGTGAGCCCAATGTCATGAGCAGCAGCAACCCGTCTTTGCCTGAAACAGTGGCAGACAACGACCTCCGGTGGCAAAACACAGTACTGGCTCAG GAGGTGAGTGACAAAAATCGTCAAATCTCCATGTTAGAATTGGAAAAAGATGCTCTCCTGGAACAGTTTGATGAACTGCAGGCCTACTGA